The DNA sequence GTCCCAAGGAAATACATTTTGGATGGAGCCAAGGCCCTTGCACAGCATCTCAAGTCATGGACACAAAGGAAAGATGTATGTGTATTCATATATTGATTATACTGAACTATTGTAGGGTTTGGTAGTGTTAACAGGAGAGCAGTTCAGTTCTTTCAATTTACAATTGCTGAATTAGTCAAGTGTGTTTTCAGATTTTTACTTCGTCTTTCTTGGGTGTTGAACCTGTTAGTGATCAGTTATTTTGAACTTTATCTCGATTATGATAATGCCATGGTATTTGATTATTTTAAGCAGGTTAaagttgttttgatattttttataggCAAGGGCTTGTCTTAGATATCTCAGTGCTTTGCTTTTGGTTATTAAACATGTTGAAGTAACTGAGGAAGTTGTGTTAATGTTAAGTTTGCAGGACTTGCTGCCATGGTATAGCTGATGATACACATCATACTGATATAAATTTGATGGCAGTACTGATACAGAAGTTATCTAAGTATTATTTTGTGCAAGCCCACTGTATTGAATAATGTTTAAAGTTCACTTGGTAGCAGGTGgaattgtgttttgtttatgggaAAATGTATGTCATTTGAGAGAGACAAGAAGCCTTTAGTTATGACTTCTGTTTTCCCTCTTGCAGTTGAACAACACCTTCCTCGTGAGTGGCTTGTTTATGTCTGCCTCTTACGGCAAGGTCTACGAATGTATCGCTACTCGTTCACACAAGCTTTATTTTCAGCTATTTTCTGAGTGGTGGATTGTCTCCCATTCCATATTtaccatcatcactattatCCTTTTTATCATCCTCATCTTCCTCATCATCATCCCATGTAGCATGCCTGACTTGCATAGGCTACAGTGTTGTATCGTGGTCAGTGCACTAGTGTCATGTAGCCAGCTTGTAGTTCACCATCATAAGACACAGGCAGCACACTTGCAGACACTAGATCTTCACAGACACTTAGCCATGTCCACCAATATTGATGCCCCGGTCCATTCACTGGTAATAAATGATATTACTGGCTTAGCCTCATGAATGATCTGATGATAATCGTCAGATAAATTAAGTTATTTCTACTAGTAATGTTTCTCCACTCATAACCAGTAGTAAAAGGACCTAATAGGGTAACAAGCTGATCTAAGATATCTCAGCTcattaaatataataaaaaaagtAGGAGAGAAAATATTGTGTGAGGACTTGCATCAACTATAATCATGGTCATACTGTTGTGTGTATGTTGAAATTTTTATGCTACTGACCATGTCAACTACGAACACctcagattatttacttgtttgtaaaTGTCTGTGGTTTTCTGCAAGACTGGAAAATAGATAAAGCATACCTTGCAGTGATTCTGACATTTGCAAGAGAAATGGATTCACTGATTCCAGAAGTATTGTAGCCTATAACCTTTCAGATAAATGGTTACTGTATtagtgaatgaataaataactaaaGTTACCTATGGGATGACCAGTAATTATAGAGAATTTAAAGAttgtaaattttaaattttttttcattgattACTCACGGATTAAATATAAacattagcagaacataactccagattGAAAGACAGGTGACCAGCTAGTATTTTGTTAAGTCACCATGGACAGGCATCAATGCAGCCAGGCATACTAAAGATTACTACCAATCAAAGAAGTTAGAAAGTCATGTGCCGTGCTGTCCCAATATCGAACCATCTCTTcttttatttcagcaatatttgtaagATTTTTCTTATTGACACTTTCCTTATAAGTCtccaaacattttctgttggatTTAGGTCAGGGCTATTGCTTGGCCAATCtattaatgtgagtgagtgtgagtgagtttagttttacacctcactcagcaatattccagctatatggtggtggtctgtaaatgatcgaattTCAGTGTATCAGGACATAGCcacacagaactttcatctgagaaaatcaaTTTGTTCCAGTTACAATTTCTGTGTTGTAAGCACCAGTTCCTCATTGGAATATCCAACTGCAATATTTTTCATAACACGATAAACAGTGGACAATGGGATACCTTTTCTACTTAAAATCCCCTTTACTGATCTGATGTCCTTGATTTAATGGTCTAAAATCTTATTTTCTCTAAGTCATCCATTCTGAGGATTACTGAAAATGTCGCCAGCtagcaagtaaacaaagggggataactcttcacaaacttATGGAAAAGGATTAACAGAGTTGTCCCTCTTGAATGAACCCCAGCACTTGACAGCTGATCAAGGTTGTTTATACAAGAAATCCAGTTATACATATTCCccaaattctcaataatttctggtcattcTATGGAATACCAAGCTGGTACCTTAGcacattgttttcttttcatgtatGCTAGCTGCAGCTGATGTAGATAATTTTGAATGTTTACAAACGTTTAGTATTAGGTAAGTCAAACAATGCTGAAATCAAATCTAATTACAAAGTAATTTTTAGATGACGTAGGGCTAAAATAAAACTGATGTGGGCACTTGGATGGATTATGATTATGTTTCAGTGCTATGTACATAAGATAGGTAGAGAAGAATAGGAAATCCTGTACATGGCTCAGCCACATTATTGTAGGCCATATTTGGTAATTTACAACATTCATACTCATTGCATGTTGAAAATGTACTTTTGCTAAACATGCCACAGACAGTGCTGCAATGGATTTATTGCACTGAAATAAGTAACGCATAACCATGCTATTGACGATTAATCTATTTATGCTTGTCAGTGCATGCAAGAACATAATGAGTTAACAAAGCAAAGCATTTGGGTGAAGATTAGCATGCTTTCAGTTTGAGAAATTTACTGGACTTACTAGTACATTAGGTCATGATTAATATGTTAAACAATTCTTAAAATGTCTTCGGTAAAACAAATGTAAACCAACAAACTTAATTGCTAAATTACTGagtttttgtcatgttttgtgttaaGTGATGTCGGTATCTGCATGTTAGCATCATGACCAGCTTTCACATGCCTCTGGTCTGCAAATATGCACATTACATTGGTCAAGTACTTCAGGTCAGGCTTTGATTGCACATAATGCATGAATTATTCTTGTAATCTTGGGGTGAGATCGTACTTAATCCCACCATTGCACCACTGTCAGGGTAGAAGATGGAAGCTGAAAAGGACCAAAagtcagttgttttacagttattACAGATTGTCcaaaatatctgtacacactGTATGTATGACTCGGTCGTCAGTGTCTTCAGTTCACAAGTTGGCTAGTGCCATGTTAGGTCATATATTTTTTGTAAGTTTGTTTACAGAACTCGTGATAAGAAGCAAATTACTTAGGTCATTACATAATACATTTGAAATTCATCTTAAGGGTCAACTTAGACATGTTCAAGGCAGAGAAGAGCTTTGGTGTTCTATTCTGAGGTAGACATCTGTTCCATTTATGCACAGAATGATAGCTCCTGAAACTACTTAGATTGGTTATCAAAAGCCAGATCAGCAATGCTTGTTGATTTGGGTCAGATCATCTACCACCACAAAACTCAGTTACCTGCCAAGCTGGTGTCCACTTTGGTTTTCTTGTTTTCCTTCCAGTTTTCTTGTTTTCGTTCCAGCAATTTATCCTTGTGTATGGTGACTAAATAGCTTAAAAAATGGATAGGTTGTCAGTTTTGTAGTGATTTGATCATATGAGTGTGTGTAGTCATTCTACAAATGTACATGATGGTCATCATAACATCAGCCACTAGTCTGTCGTATCCAGACTTGACAATCATTAGGATGCTATtaaattgcttgaatattgtctTATCAAGCATTCTTTGATAGTAAGTTGATTTGGGAGCTGAACATTTTTAAATAGTTTTCTTTGGCATGTTTATGttgattttttttacttttagtAATAGTTAATAGTTAAACTTGAAGGGAAATTATGAATTGGAACATGACAGCCTCAGTTACCAAAGACAGGAACATAGCATTCCAgtgatataaattatataacATTCAACAGATGAGGTTTTGCAAATGAAATTACCTTacctttattttttttatgattttttttatctctCCAAGTCTGCGATGAATGTGACTGTTTTTATTCCTGTGAGTTTTCCTTCTTCGAGTTCATGAACAGACTGCAGACTGCAACAAGAGTTCATCATGCCTACTAAATAAGATATAGGAATCATGAAGTATTGAAGAACAGTGAACTGACTACTGTGATATACCAATAACACTGATATCACGTCAACCATTGAATAAAGTGACATAATTCATGTACTGCTCTATTTTGCTTTTTGCAACTAACACTACAATCTGGCTGATGGGTGGCTGCCTAACTGTGTGTGGGATCACCCTCGTAGAGTAGATCCATGTGTATTTTGACCGTTGTCCACTAGCAACATAACGCCTTTAATGTTCTGTATGTGTATTACCTCCAGCAAAAACACACTGTATATACATCATGTGTAGATATTAAGCACATGTAACAGTAAGTAAATCTGTTTTTATGATTTGGGAAAATTAGAAATTAAGTTGTCTTTTtagttattttaaattttgagaTAATAGATCTGTTGTCTATTTCTTTCAGCCAGGCTTTCATACATACATGGTACAGATTGATTTGCATTCCTGCACTGGAAATGTTTCTGTTAGttattgtttttgaaaaattatttgTGTTGAAAATTCATTTACGGCCACATGTAGAGTAACAGCATATTTAACCAGATATTTCTAAATTCTAAATTCTAATTCTAAATTTCTTAAATCAAAACGTTTAACACATGATAGGGGACTGTTCATTCCATTGGCTAATTCCATCTTTGCATCAGTTCTGTTTGAGGTTTTATTTGACTTTCTCTTACTAGTCTTAGTTCCATTTTATCTGTCTATCATGTTTACACTCACATAGACACTTTCTCTAGCAGCATTGTATTTGTGTCATGTGTTATAGTAGATCATGTTTAATTGGATTGTCTGCTGATTTCATTTACAAGTCTGTGGAAATGTCTGTAACATATGTTAATAACTGGGGAATTTATGTTTCTGTTGTATGTCAGCTATCATTGTATGGGACAAAGTAACAGAACATAATTATTTAGAAAATAAGTGTTACTGGGTGTCGTTAAAAAGACATATTTGGTTCTACAAGAGATATGAAgtttattttgaaaactgttGGCTAGAATATGGGAATTTGAaccacataaaatatttttctgcttttttatGAAGATTGATATTAGGTTAAAAGatacaatatgcatatttaGTAGCTGTGCCATGTCATCTTGCAACCAGTTTCCTGACACTAAGcaggaaacacaaacactgacattttcatattttagctCAAAATATATTATCCACTTCTTTTGTTCTGTGATATCACTACATGTGCAGAAAGTGAACAGGCTGGGGTCCGTTTTGTGAAGAGCTAAAAAATGTCAACTTCTGAACGTTTTTCTGAGATATTGACAAAGGAAGGCAACAACAGGTCATTTTGATGTCCATTTGCCCATGTACAATGTTTCCTAGACTCCTATTGATCCTGATGCttatcatttggaattggtaGCCATCAGAATTACTTCTTTTAGGCTATTATCTTTTGCTGTTAGTGAACATTTTCTTTTATGAAATTACTTGCCCCTGTAAGACAATGCCAGAAATCTATAATCTAACCTTCAGTCTGTATGACAATTTCCAGTTTGTGAAGACAGCCAAGCATGAGGTACCTGAATACATACAGTATGGAAAGATTCTGAAGGATATTGCCAAAGAattgaaacagtttgaaaaccAGGTAAGCTTGTGAACATTGTATCTTGATGGTCCATATAAGAAATTGTTGCCAGGATTGGCTTGTAAGTGCACACTTAGTAGTGGCCACAGTGGTGGTTATTGAGTAAGTGAGTCTTCAGTCAGaagctgctctcagcaatatttcagcagaagTGGATCAAACTGCGagtaggtttcacacattacaAACTGAAGTCTGGTTGTCATCTTCCTCCCCTATTTTCCAGAGTCATTGGGTGAAGTAAATCACATCGGTAGATCTCCCAGTGAAAGCTTGTTGCGGTCATAGGAAAACACTCCACTTTGTATATCTTTTTTTAGAAACCGAGCCCTAAGAAGCCTGAACGCAAACGTAGGAAGAAGGACATGCCAACTCCAAAACAGATGGTGAACATCAACCTACTGCATCAGCACACGCAGGAGAAGCTGAGGGAGGTGCAAGCCCAGCACAGCAAGAATATCTACAACTTTGATGTAAGTAGAGACTACCTATTCCTTGAGCTGGATGAGTAGGAGATTGTTGGGACAGGTTCTCAGGACCCTGTGCATGTCATTCAGAGAATCATTAGGTTACAGCATGCCACATTGTGTTATTGTcgacctatgaagatctgggttaaaattgactgtcagtaagccatgcttgttgtaagaggtgactaatgggatcaggtggtcagactcgttgccttgattgacacattttgatgcttatgttgttcatcactggattgtttagtccagactcgataatttacgcaacataactggaatattgctgaattctcTTGGGTTATTGTCCAGATGGTAAAGATGGTTTCTGATGCTGGTCACTAATGGATAACCATTTGGGCAGTCAATGCTAATTTGTATGTGATGCTGTTCAAACTGATTCTTTAATGAACATAAATACAAGGATTCACATACTGAAATTTGACCATATTTTACTACGTCACTGTAATGTGTGTGAGGATGACTCATATGATGTCTTGCTTGTGATAAGGTCAAGCTGTTGAATCAGGTTTGTAGTGAACTACTTGTGTTTGGAGTAATATGTCTGTATCATACAAAAGCTAAGCATGGCTCATGGCCCTATATTTGAACTAGATTCTTAACTTCAGATTGGAAAGTAACCTAAAATGACAAACTTAGTATACAGACTGTACACAGAAACTTTTATAAAGTCTGTGGATAATTGAATGGTACATTGAGATATGGAACCATGACAGATGATTCCAACTCAGAGAAAATTACTCTAGTGTTGCAGACCCTCTGCATGTTGAGTTCATGTTTTCTATGAGTACATAGTTATTTCACAAATTCTGCTGCGTGCTTACATAGTTTGTGAGTATAAGATGTAAAACCTGATCACTATTCTTATCTTGTCAGCTTAGCAGGTCAGCTGCTGACAAGAGACAAGAATGTTTCTATTTAAAGGCTATCAGTATTATCATCTTTTCCATCTTTCTGTGGAACAATGGATGATATGTATTGTGATCAGGATTTTGTAGGTGCATTATGATGGAAAATCTGTATTATTGCCCATAGGAAGAAGATGAGCCAGCCCCACCCACACTGAAGGTGAGGATCCCCAAGGCAGGGGCCTACTTCGACAGCACATTGAAGGCAGCAGAAGGCAAGGATACTGATGGAAAGAAAGGGAAGACAAAAGGCAGCAAAAGCAAAGAGAAAGATAAGGAAAAAGCCAAGGAGAAAGATAAGGAAAAAGAAGATGTTAAAGACAAAGATGAAGACAAATATTTACCGTTAACTGGAGATATTAAGCCTTCTTCTTTGTTAGGAGATATTGGCTTGTTTTCAGTGGACAAGAGTGGGTTGTTAGATGACAAGAAGGAACCCTTATCAGCATTAAAGTTGAAAGTTTCTAATGGAAAAATAGTCAGGTAGCAAATTTACctcttttcaatattttaataaatgaattaattaattGTCATATTAAATCAACAATAAATTAACAGACAGTCTAAGTAAGCTtaatctcagtgtattttgttactctccatcactgagtctaacaaaacctagtagaaggtcgtgtcaggtaacctttgagcgaccaatgacatgagacggttaaatagatttgaaaaatcagacaatggctactatttagggatcggagggactttctaaatattcaggtcaccaacacagatctctccacaaacaaaaagctgcatataacacagttatttgacctgcagtatatacgctttggggtttctgttgacatggttaccattagctagtaTTTCTGctagatgacatccttgaatattgccaaacacaccattttcagcgactgtttactcactgttgtcatggttgtaacatgtgccgtgtgcatcacccggaagggaTTGTACagtaaatagcatttggaattgttcgggtacgaaccttttcgagataaaaagttcaaaaggtatgtgcgaatgtccactttcgcgatttggtaagctgtgtactgattggtcaatctgaagtttacttagactgaatcaATACACTGGGTACATTTTCAAAAGTATTGCATAGCTGACATGTTATTTTGTGTTAAACTGTTTTGCTCCTTGTATTGTCAGTGAGAAGGGAGGGTCTCAGGGGGCCAGTACACCAGGGAAGTTCCAGCGGCTGTCAGCTAGTATAGCAGCAAGGAATGAGAAGAAGATGAAGGTGGAGAAGAAAGCAAAACTGGAGGTGACGGAGAGGAAAGAGAATGATCGTCTATTGGACAGTGATGAGGACCAGTTAGTGGTGGATGAAAACCCCAAACCCAAACGACAGCCTGGACTATCAACCTCCACCACCAAACCTGGGTCACTGAAACTCAAATTGTCAAGTGAGTTGGATCTTTATCAAGATCTACTGCAGGATTCTGGCACAGTACACATCTCTTCGCTGGATGTAGTAGTGGAGTGAGATGGGGATTTGTTGTCACTATGACTGCTGAGTATATGAATAATGCTTGGAAGACCAACTCTTTGTATTAAAACTTTTACTTAAGCTCAGTATAGTCCTTGTAACAGGTATGTctctgaaacaagaaacatattaCAGTCGTTGGTATTTGGTCATGGTTATGGatgcaaaaatgttttttatgtgTCTTCAGTAGAAAAAGCTGGGAACAGTGCCGTACAAAAGGGAGTAATTGTATAGTGTGTGGTTATTCATGTGGAATGTCTACTGTAGCAAAATCATGTAATCATTCCTTTTGTTTGGCCAACTTCAGCTTTGTaatgtgtgattttcaagactTATGGCATTTTTTTAGTTTTAGGGAAGACATCGGCAGACTCTGATGAGAAGCCATCAGAAGAAGTGAAGCTAGATAAAAATGCCAGTCTGAAGTCTGTACTAGCCAAGGGTCTAATACCTGAGACTGAGACAGAGGAACAGCAGGCACTGAGGTTGAACTTACCCACGATACGAGGTGGACTTAATGGCAGCATAGCAGATATCCTGGAGGCCAGTGGGTATGGCACGGAGACAGAGTTCAAGGTTGATGATGAAATAGGGTGAGCAGATCTTGAAAAATCACCTTTCTTGCAGAATGAAACTACCTCATTTTATGCTTGAATGCCAAATTTGTGTAGGTCTCTCTGTCTTTTTAGATCATTATGTGATCATCATTTAAGCTGTTCTTAACAATAGTTTTGGAGCCCAATTCTTGTGTCCCTGTcgttatgttgctggaatattgctaattctCTAACTTACTCactttacaagaaatgttatgAATAATGATTACGATGTTTGTTGACTTCCAAAAGTTTAATATATAACTAGACACAGCTTGTATTTTTTCAGAATGTTGTTTCCTGTCATGTGAATTCAGACAAGGTCCACTGCTGATGCAGCAGTCCATTGTACATAAAACAGTTACcctgtgtatgtgttttgtattgacATGTTTGCGTTGTTCATGTCAGTGGTGCCCCATCTCCCAGTATGAGGGATGCAATCCAGGGCATGTTGTCCATGAGTCGGATGGGAGGAGTAGACTCACTGTTCCCGGGACGACAGGGATCAGGGTCAGTTCGGCGGCAGCAGCATGGACGTGGGTCAGTAGATAGTGACGAGGAGGAGAAGATGATGTCAGAGTACTACAGGGATGATGAATATGGTGAGAACAGTGCATGTTAGGAGGCTTGCAGTTCTAGCCTCCATATTTTGGGTGAACAAGAAAGAGTATTCTcaaaaatgttgtgttctcataatgaAAAAGTTGATGTCCATAAAATTCTCGAGGAAAATTATTTGCACTCATGTTTGTCTGGAAACACATCAAATGAGATTTGAAACCTGTCTGATGATGTTGCGTTTCATTAATTCCTACATAAATACCCAAAACTTTTTGTCCATTTTGCCAAATATAAGAAAGATCACATATGCATTTGAAAAGTGTTATTGTACATGAAATCATTTGAAGCGAATGTTCTCTGCATTTAGTGTCAAGCATGCTACTGTGGGCATGCTGAGTGGTGAAGAGTTATCTTCCTACTGAATTGTTCAAACCCTCTTTGTTTTTAGTGTATCCAACATTAGACTTATCAGATGAAGAAGATATTACAGCTCCTAACAGGTTGAAAAAACAAGAAAGAGATGACACATGGAATCCTAAAGGTTTGTTTGTcagataaatataaataatcaCTTCTCTTTAACTGTGGGGAAGAGGAGTAGCCTAGAAGTTAAAATGTTGGCACATGACGCCGAACAACTGTCAATcgatgagtacaatgtgttatGCCCTTTTGTGGTGTCCAGTGctattgatattgctgaaacattgctaaaagcactcactgactcactcactcacttttgctgTTAGTGTGTGAAGTTATTGTGGCTGTAAAAGATTTGACTCATCTTGTGTATCTTGAGACAAACCTGTCATATTCATTGGTTCTTAACATAATTGTTGAAGGTATATGTTGACATCTGATTTTAAACATTATGTATTACAGTAAACATTactatatttatgtatgtatccGCACACATATTGCAACTTGTCATACATGTTTCAGCACGGGTAAATGTAGGCACACCAAAAATTGAGCGGCCTCATCGGATGGATGTTATGAAGAAATCTGTAGAATCAGGACTAGCACAGACTGCAGCAAAACTTTCTGAGTCACCTGTTGTGGTGAGTAGACAACTTCAGCTCACCTGCCTAAAAGTCAAGTTAACTGATCATGCTTGTATAATAGCCTCTTTATGTGTCCTTATTTGTAAGCATCATCTCTGAAACCACTGGAAGCTAAAGTTACAGATGCTTGTTCCCGCCacagggatggtggggtagcttaatggttaaagcttttggttgtcacactgaagacgcAGGCTCaattgggtacaatgtatgaggcccattt is a window from the Haliotis asinina isolate JCU_RB_2024 chromosome 9, JCU_Hal_asi_v2, whole genome shotgun sequence genome containing:
- the LOC137295726 gene encoding histone lysine demethylase PHF8-like, with amino-acid sequence MASDTEPIYCLCRQPYDETLFMIECDVCKDWFHGSCVGVLEHQASDIEIYHCPNCQLLKGPLVLKRRKNWHRHDYSEEETGKAVQTGTVVFIKELKNRMFPSADEIPILRLHGSQLTKDYLDKNGFDTPILIEKKDGLSLTVPPSNFTIQDVENHVGSMREIDVIDVARQEDYKMLMREWTEYYNSPNRQKIFNVISLEFSNTKLSEFVVPPAIVRELSWVQNVWPDQLPDDSPYNRPEVQKYCLMGVRDSFTDFHIDFGGTSVWYHVLRGEKVFYLIRPTSANVSLYENWLSSSNQSETFFGDQVDSCYKCVIKTGQTFFVPTGWIHAVFTPIDSLVFGGNFLHSYNAPLQLQVYEIERRVKTPEKYLFPFYETICWYAAKHFLDILKECVEDHKVPRKYILDGAKALAQHLKSWTQRKDLNNTFLFVKTAKHEVPEYIQYGKILKDIAKELKQFENQKPSPKKPERKRRKKDMPTPKQMVNINLLHQHTQEKLREVQAQHSKNIYNFDEEDEPAPPTLKVRIPKAGAYFDSTLKAAEGKDTDGKKGKTKGSKSKEKDKEKAKEKDKEKEDVKDKDEDKYLPLTGDIKPSSLLGDIGLFSVDKSGLLDDKKEPLSALKLKVSNGKIVSEKGGSQGASTPGKFQRLSASIAARNEKKMKVEKKAKLEVTERKENDRLLDSDEDQLVVDENPKPKRQPGLSTSTTKPGSLKLKLSILGKTSADSDEKPSEEVKLDKNASLKSVLAKGLIPETETEEQQALRLNLPTIRGGLNGSIADILEASGYGTETEFKVDDEIGGAPSPSMRDAIQGMLSMSRMGGVDSLFPGRQGSGSVRRQQHGRGSVDSDEEEKMMSEYYRDDEYVYPTLDLSDEEDITAPNRLKKQERDDTWNPKARVNVGTPKIERPHRMDVMKKSVESGLAQTAAKLSESPVVPQKKVKQKVKPKVEKREPSWIVPQAGSSTEQTGNAFRPGIRRPSTEAPNPPDSPTKAKKPKKGQATAKQRLGKILKIHKMIF